A genome region from Micromonospora peucetia includes the following:
- a CDS encoding helicase-associated domain-containing protein, translating to MTTSLADHLRSLPDESLAALLQLRPDLVVPVPADVSALATRAQSRVSVARALDALDQFTLLVLDAARLTRDPADGTTSTEAVLAMATAGPNPPAPTTVRAAVNRLRALFLLYGPESGLRLVASVDEVSPHPAGLGRPAADLDPRAAALCADPAKLRRTLLAAPPSARAILDRLAAGPPVGSVPAGALQAPPVGAEDDLPPDLTNGGSPTGSPVRWLVDHHLLVTVSSGRAGATGTVELPREVGLLLRRDSGPLGPLRSSPPPVVTPPREPKAADSAGAGQSMEVVRHTEALLEQLAAEPAPVLRSGGLGVRDLRRLARVVGVDEPTAALLLEAAYAGGLIGEVDLPGATTTRYGADQQVLPTAGYEVWRAGTLAQRWEQVARAWLTMTRQAGLVGQRDDRDRPITVLSAEAERASAPAARRAVLEVLADLEPATGPTPEEVLALLDWRAPRRSRGREAAHREVLAEAATLGVTGLGALTSYGRLLLADVTAADERGGDDPLGLRSDAESGDATNAVRALDALLPAPVDHFLVQADLTVVVPGPPDPALAAELEVVAEHESAGGASVHRVTPASVRRALDAGYSADDLHALFRGRSRTPVPQGLSYLVDDVARKHGGLRVGSAGGYVRSDDEALLTEVLADRRLEPLALRRLAPTVLSTPYQVGRMLTALRDAGYAPVPEDGSGAAVLARPKTRRAPARVPVTTRTLDPLTTPKLAMPRLLGVVEQIRRGEAAARAARRAPAVVRGGVGRTGPAPVPGHSDALAVLQQAVRDRALVWVGYVDAHGATASRLVRPVSIGAGYLRAEDERTEMLHTFALHRVTAAVLED from the coding sequence ATGACCACCTCACTCGCCGACCACCTGCGCTCGCTGCCCGACGAGTCGCTCGCCGCCCTGCTCCAGCTGCGGCCGGACCTGGTCGTACCCGTGCCGGCCGACGTCTCCGCGCTCGCCACCCGGGCCCAGTCCCGGGTCTCGGTGGCCCGCGCGCTCGACGCGCTGGACCAGTTCACCCTGCTGGTGCTGGACGCCGCCCGGCTGACCCGGGACCCGGCCGACGGGACCACCTCCACCGAGGCGGTGCTCGCCATGGCCACCGCCGGCCCGAACCCGCCGGCCCCCACCACCGTCCGGGCCGCCGTGAACCGGCTGCGCGCGCTCTTCCTGCTGTACGGACCCGAGAGCGGCCTGCGCCTGGTGGCGAGCGTCGACGAGGTCTCGCCGCATCCGGCGGGGCTGGGGCGACCGGCGGCAGACCTGGACCCGCGGGCGGCGGCGCTCTGCGCGGACCCGGCGAAACTGCGGCGGACGCTGCTGGCCGCGCCGCCCTCGGCCCGGGCGATCCTGGACCGGCTGGCCGCCGGACCGCCGGTCGGCAGCGTGCCGGCCGGCGCGTTGCAGGCGCCCCCGGTCGGCGCGGAGGACGACCTGCCCCCGGACCTGACCAACGGCGGCTCGCCCACCGGCTCGCCGGTGCGCTGGCTCGTCGACCACCACCTGCTGGTGACCGTCTCCAGCGGCAGGGCCGGCGCCACCGGCACCGTCGAACTGCCCCGGGAGGTCGGCCTGCTGCTGCGCCGGGACAGCGGCCCGCTCGGCCCGCTACGCAGCAGCCCACCGCCGGTGGTCACCCCGCCGCGTGAGCCGAAGGCCGCCGACTCGGCGGGGGCCGGTCAGAGCATGGAGGTGGTACGCCACACCGAGGCGCTGCTGGAGCAGTTGGCCGCCGAACCGGCGCCGGTGCTCCGCTCGGGTGGCCTGGGCGTCCGCGACCTGCGCCGGCTGGCCCGGGTGGTCGGGGTGGACGAGCCGACGGCGGCCCTGCTGCTGGAGGCGGCGTACGCGGGTGGGCTGATCGGCGAGGTCGACCTGCCCGGGGCCACCACCACCCGGTACGGCGCGGACCAGCAGGTCCTGCCCACCGCCGGGTACGAGGTGTGGCGTGCCGGAACGTTGGCGCAACGCTGGGAGCAGGTGGCCCGGGCCTGGCTGACCATGACCCGGCAGGCCGGGTTGGTGGGGCAGCGCGACGACCGGGACCGGCCGATCACGGTGCTCTCCGCCGAGGCGGAACGAGCCAGTGCGCCGGCCGCCCGGCGGGCCGTGCTGGAGGTGCTCGCCGACCTGGAACCGGCCACCGGCCCCACCCCCGAGGAGGTGCTGGCCCTGCTCGACTGGCGGGCGCCGCGGCGCAGCCGGGGACGGGAGGCCGCACACCGCGAGGTGCTGGCCGAGGCGGCCACGCTGGGCGTGACGGGGCTGGGGGCGCTCACCTCGTACGGGCGGCTGTTGCTGGCCGACGTGACCGCTGCCGACGAGCGGGGCGGGGACGACCCGCTCGGGCTGCGGTCGGATGCCGAGAGCGGCGACGCGACCAACGCCGTACGCGCGCTGGACGCCCTGCTGCCCGCCCCGGTCGACCACTTCCTCGTGCAGGCGGACCTGACCGTCGTGGTGCCCGGCCCGCCCGACCCGGCGCTCGCCGCCGAGTTGGAGGTGGTGGCGGAGCACGAGTCGGCTGGTGGGGCCAGCGTGCACCGGGTCACCCCGGCCAGCGTGCGCCGGGCCCTGGACGCCGGCTACTCGGCCGACGACCTGCACGCCCTGTTCCGGGGGCGGTCCCGCACTCCCGTACCGCAGGGGTTGAGCTACCTGGTGGACGACGTGGCCCGCAAGCATGGCGGGCTGCGGGTCGGCTCCGCCGGGGGGTACGTGCGCAGCGACGACGAGGCGCTGCTGACCGAGGTGCTCGCCGACCGGCGGCTGGAGCCGCTGGCGCTGCGCCGGCTGGCGCCGACGGTGCTGTCGACGCCGTACCAGGTGGGCCGGATGTTGACGGCGCTGCGTGACGCCGGGTACGCCCCGGTGCCGGAGGACGGGAGCGGTGCGGCGGTGTTGGCCCGCCCGAAGACTCGACGCGCACCGGCCCGGGTGCCGGTGACGACCCGGACGCTCGACCCGCTGACCACACCGAAGCTGGCCATGCCCCGCCTGCTGGGCGTGGTGGAGCAGATCCGGCGGGGCGAGGCGGCAGCCCGGGCCGCCCGACGGGCGCCGGCCGTGGTCCGGGGCGGGGTCGGGCGCACCGGTCCGGCGCCGGTGCCCGGGCACAGCGACGCCCTCGCCGTACTCCAGCAGGCGGTGCGGGACAGGGCGCTGGTCTGGGTCGGATATGTCGACGCGCACGGGGCGACCGCGTCCCGGCTCGTCCGGCCGGTCTCGATCGGCGCCGGCTATCTGCGCGCCGAGGACGAGCGGACGGAGATGCTGCACACCTTCGCCCTGCACCGGGTCACGGCGGCGGTGCTGGAGGACTGA
- a CDS encoding HAD family hydrolase, producing the protein MATLTVGFDLDMTLVDSRPGIADTFRALTARTGVPVDADAAVARLGPPLRTEIARWFPPEQVDAAVRTYRELYPAYAITPTVPLPGALAAIDAVRGHGGRVLVVTAKLGRLARLHLDHLGLVVDEVAGDLFAEQKATALRRHGATHYVGDHVADMVAAGAAGVPGIAVATGPCTADELRAAGAEVVLDDLTGFPAALDGMIRLALER; encoded by the coding sequence ATGGCAACGCTGACGGTCGGCTTCGACCTCGACATGACTCTGGTCGACTCGCGTCCCGGCATCGCCGACACGTTCCGGGCGTTGACGGCCCGCACGGGGGTGCCCGTGGACGCGGACGCCGCCGTGGCGCGCCTCGGCCCGCCGCTGCGCACCGAGATCGCCCGCTGGTTCCCGCCGGAGCAGGTCGACGCGGCCGTCCGGACGTACCGCGAGCTCTATCCGGCGTACGCGATCACGCCCACCGTCCCGCTGCCCGGTGCGCTCGCCGCGATCGACGCGGTACGCGGCCACGGCGGCCGGGTGCTGGTGGTCACCGCCAAGCTGGGCCGCCTGGCCCGGCTGCACCTCGACCATCTCGGGCTGGTGGTCGACGAGGTGGCCGGCGACCTGTTCGCGGAGCAGAAGGCGACCGCGCTGCGGCGGCACGGCGCGACGCACTACGTCGGCGACCATGTGGCGGACATGGTGGCCGCCGGCGCGGCGGGCGTACCCGGCATCGCGGTAGCCACCGGCCCGTGCACTGCCGACGAGCTGCGCGCGGCAGGGGCGGAGGTGGTGCTGGATGATCTCACCGGATTCCCGGCGGCGCTCGACGGCATGATCCGGCTAGCCTTGGAGCGGTAG
- a CDS encoding cold-shock protein, which yields MPTGRVKWFDTAKGYGFVTSDEGGDVFLPKGALPAGVTDLKGGQRVDFSVVDSRRGAQAMGVKLLDAPPSVAELRRRPAEELHGLVEDMIKVLEAKVQPDLRRGRFPDRKTAQKVAQLVHAVANELEV from the coding sequence GTGCCGACGGGTCGAGTGAAGTGGTTTGACACGGCCAAGGGATACGGGTTCGTCACCAGTGACGAGGGTGGCGACGTGTTCCTGCCCAAGGGCGCGCTACCGGCGGGTGTCACCGACCTCAAGGGTGGCCAGCGGGTCGACTTCAGCGTGGTGGACAGCCGCCGGGGTGCGCAGGCGATGGGGGTCAAGCTGCTCGACGCGCCGCCCTCGGTGGCGGAGCTGCGTCGCCGGCCGGCAGAGGAGCTGCACGGCCTCGTCGAGGACATGATCAAGGTGCTGGAGGCGAAGGTCCAGCCGGACCTGCGCCGGGGCCGCTTCCCGGACCGTAAGACTGCGCAGAAGGTCGCTCAGCTGGTCCACGCGGTCGCGAACGAGCTGGAGGTCTGA
- a CDS encoding L,D-transpeptidase family protein: MKHVRITTRLVALAVVTLVGAGACAFDPQADGGGGGGSVAAGAAERATGASGTPGPDQRAKPGTTPPKPKATPKPTRSTPKPTRPAAKPTSSPSAAGCPQGEHQREVEAHLARLGGFGPVTVDGRQSAADCAAIKKFQKRYDIRPALGRAGPTTQDVAKRLATTDTARCKAGSGTTFCIDLTRQTTWVMRNGKVLVKPTVTRTGMPGYRTPAGTFTINYRNVKEWSDPYEVWLPYWQHFTRGMGFHQTTTYLHEKSIGSHGCVNLLPGDAVRYWELGKVGNKVVLIGRRPGT, from the coding sequence ATGAAGCACGTCCGGATCACCACCCGGCTCGTCGCCCTGGCCGTGGTCACGCTGGTCGGCGCCGGTGCGTGCGCGTTCGATCCGCAGGCCGACGGTGGCGGAGGCGGGGGATCCGTCGCGGCCGGGGCTGCGGAGCGGGCAACGGGGGCGAGCGGTACGCCCGGGCCGGACCAGCGGGCGAAGCCCGGCACCACCCCGCCGAAGCCGAAGGCCACGCCGAAACCGACGCGGAGCACGCCGAAGCCGACCCGCCCCGCGGCGAAACCCACCAGCTCGCCGTCCGCCGCCGGCTGCCCGCAGGGCGAACACCAGCGCGAGGTGGAGGCGCACCTGGCCCGGCTGGGCGGGTTCGGCCCGGTGACCGTCGACGGCCGGCAGTCCGCCGCCGACTGCGCCGCCATCAAGAAGTTCCAGAAGCGGTACGACATCCGCCCGGCCCTCGGCCGCGCCGGCCCCACCACCCAGGACGTGGCGAAGCGGCTCGCCACCACCGACACGGCGCGCTGCAAGGCCGGCTCCGGCACCACCTTCTGCATCGACCTGACGCGGCAGACCACCTGGGTGATGCGCAACGGCAAGGTGCTCGTGAAGCCGACCGTGACCCGGACGGGCATGCCCGGCTACCGCACCCCGGCCGGCACGTTCACCATCAACTACCGCAACGTGAAGGAGTGGTCCGACCCGTACGAGGTGTGGCTGCCGTACTGGCAGCACTTCACCCGGGGGATGGGCTTCCACCAGACCACCACCTACCTGCACGAGAAGTCGATCGGCTCGCACGGCTGCGTCAACCTGCTGCCCGGCGACGCCGTCCGCTACTGGGAGTTGGGTAAGGTCGGCAACAAGGTGGTGCTGATCGGGCGGCGACCCGGCACCTGA
- a CDS encoding 1,4-dihydroxy-6-naphthoate synthase, with amino-acid sequence MAHSLAISPCPNDTFVFHALVHGLVPGAPPVDVTYADVDVTNTAAERGAFDLVKVSYAALPWLLDDYHLLPCGGALGRGCGPLVLTRPNRSDRPGRADLSGATVAVPGDRTTAYLLFRLWAAERPPARIEVVPFHEIMPGVAAGRYDAGLVIHEARFTYPRHGLTALVDLGEWWEADTGLPIPLGAILARRGAVDPQAAAGWIRESVRQAWADPAASREYVLAHAQEMEPDVVDRHIGLYVNEFTADLGDAGFAAVRALLGRAADAGLVPQTSSSFATAWTS; translated from the coding sequence GTGGCGCACTCGCTGGCGATCTCGCCCTGCCCCAACGACACGTTCGTCTTCCACGCCCTGGTGCACGGCCTCGTACCCGGCGCCCCGCCGGTCGACGTCACGTACGCCGACGTGGACGTCACCAACACGGCCGCCGAGCGGGGGGCGTTCGACCTGGTCAAGGTGAGCTACGCGGCGCTGCCGTGGCTGCTGGACGACTACCACCTGCTGCCCTGCGGGGGTGCGCTCGGCCGTGGCTGCGGCCCGCTGGTGCTGACCCGCCCCAACCGATCCGACCGACCCGGCCGCGCCGATCTGAGCGGCGCCACGGTGGCGGTGCCGGGCGACCGGACCACGGCGTACCTGCTCTTCCGGCTGTGGGCGGCAGAGCGGCCCCCGGCGCGGATCGAGGTCGTGCCGTTCCACGAGATCATGCCGGGCGTCGCCGCCGGCCGGTACGACGCCGGCCTGGTCATCCACGAGGCCCGGTTCACCTATCCGCGGCACGGCCTGACCGCCCTCGTCGACCTCGGCGAGTGGTGGGAGGCCGACACCGGGCTGCCCATCCCCCTCGGCGCCATCCTGGCCCGGCGCGGCGCGGTCGACCCGCAGGCCGCGGCCGGGTGGATCCGCGAGTCGGTCCGCCAGGCCTGGGCCGATCCGGCCGCCAGCAGGGAGTACGTGCTGGCGCACGCGCAGGAGATGGAGCCCGACGTGGTGGATCGGCACATCGGGCTCTACGTGAACGAGTTCACCGCCGACCTGGGGGACGCGGGGTTCGCCGCCGTGCGGGCGCTGCTCGGCCGGGCCGCCGACGCCGGGCTGGTGCCTCAGACCTCCAGCTCGTTCGCGACCGCGTGGACCAGCTGA